One window of Mangrovibacterium diazotrophicum genomic DNA carries:
- a CDS encoding Mrp/NBP35 family ATP-binding protein, protein MSEARKIIVPKNVTDTLRKVFYPGSKEDIVSMDMVQEIRIAGKKITFSLVFQRSDDQNIPVVIKACEAILTQELGSDIEVKGNITAKAIHQMERPILPKVKNIIAVSSGKGGVGKSTVSVNLAVALAKTGASVGLIDADIYGPSIPKMFGVEQERPSGLVVDGKEMIHPVEAFGVKMLSIGFFVSQDDALVWRGPMASNALKQLIKDGFWDELDYLLIDLPPGTSDIHLTLVQTVPVTGAIIVTTPQDVALADVIKGVNMFRSKSVDVPVLGLVENMAWFTPEELPDNKYYIFGKDGGKDLAEALNIPLLGQIPIVQGIREGGDEGTPVASDETSPMGRAFLELAANTIRETERRNAEQDPTKKVKVSRK, encoded by the coding sequence ATGAGTGAAGCACGCAAAATAATTGTTCCGAAAAATGTAACCGACACCTTGCGCAAGGTGTTCTATCCGGGCTCAAAAGAAGATATCGTGAGCATGGATATGGTTCAGGAAATCCGTATCGCCGGTAAAAAAATTACGTTCTCGCTGGTCTTCCAGCGTTCCGACGACCAAAATATCCCCGTTGTTATCAAAGCTTGCGAGGCTATTCTGACGCAGGAATTGGGAAGCGACATCGAAGTGAAGGGCAACATCACTGCTAAGGCTATCCATCAAATGGAACGCCCGATTCTGCCTAAAGTGAAAAACATTATTGCCGTTTCGTCTGGTAAAGGTGGTGTTGGTAAATCAACGGTTTCGGTGAACCTCGCGGTTGCACTGGCCAAAACCGGAGCCAGTGTCGGTCTGATTGATGCCGACATCTACGGCCCATCGATCCCGAAAATGTTTGGGGTTGAACAGGAGCGTCCATCCGGCTTGGTTGTTGACGGCAAAGAAATGATTCACCCCGTTGAAGCTTTTGGCGTAAAAATGCTGTCGATCGGCTTTTTCGTTTCGCAGGACGATGCGCTGGTTTGGCGTGGTCCAATGGCTTCCAACGCCTTGAAGCAACTCATCAAAGACGGTTTTTGGGATGAACTCGATTACCTGCTGATCGACCTTCCTCCGGGAACTTCGGACATTCACCTGACGTTGGTACAGACCGTTCCTGTAACGGGAGCGATCATCGTTACCACGCCACAGGACGTAGCACTGGCCGACGTTATTAAAGGCGTGAACATGTTCCGCAGCAAATCGGTTGACGTGCCTGTTTTGGGCTTGGTTGAAAACATGGCCTGGTTTACCCCGGAAGAGTTGCCGGACAACAAATATTACATCTTTGGCAAGGACGGTGGTAAAGACCTGGCCGAAGCTCTGAATATTCCGTTGCTGGGACAAATCCCGATCGTTCAGGGAATCCGCGAAGGTGGTGACGAAGGCACTCCCGTGGCTAGTGACGAAACGTCGCCGATGGGACGCGCTTTCCTGGAATTGGCCGCCAATACTATTCGCGAAACCGAACGTCGCAACG
- a CDS encoding MGMT family protein translates to MAKNKPALRMSDFFDMVYQVARLIPPGRVTSYGAIARYLGTGQSARMVGWAMNKAGSQSVYVPAHRVVNSKGLLTGKHHFDGPSAMEELLANEGIQVQDNQILNFETVFWDPVKELEIE, encoded by the coding sequence ATGGCAAAAAACAAACCAGCACTTCGCATGAGCGACTTTTTCGACATGGTTTACCAGGTTGCCCGATTGATTCCTCCGGGGCGGGTAACAAGCTACGGCGCCATTGCCCGTTACCTCGGCACTGGTCAGTCGGCGCGAATGGTTGGCTGGGCCATGAACAAAGCCGGTTCACAGTCAGTTTATGTACCGGCACACCGGGTTGTCAATTCAAAAGGATTACTGACTGGGAAGCACCATTTCGATGGTCCGTCTGCTATGGAAGAATTGCTGGCAAACGAGGGAATTCAGGTTCAAGACAACCAAATTCTTAACTTCGAAACGGTGTTCTGGGATCCGGTAAAAGAGCTGGAGATTGAATAG
- the trmB gene encoding tRNA (guanosine(46)-N7)-methyltransferase TrmB, with product MGKNKLKKFAEMETFTNVVQSPMQHPGQADHELKGKWNTEFFKSNQPLTLELGCGKGEYSVSQAKFNPLKNFIGVDIKGARMWKGAKLAVEQGITNVGFLRTSIEIIDKFFAEGEVQEIWITFPDPQMKSTRRRLTATNFMEIYRRILAPGGIIHLKTDSNFQYQYTLEMVKENGFEIVANTDNLYQSELLDDVLSIQTFYEKQWRERGIDIKYLAFKLNHNEQLREPDVEIEKDPYRSFGRSARE from the coding sequence GTGGGAAAAAATAAATTGAAAAAATTCGCTGAAATGGAGACGTTCACCAATGTGGTGCAGTCGCCCATGCAGCACCCCGGTCAGGCCGATCACGAGCTGAAAGGAAAGTGGAATACTGAATTTTTCAAAAGCAACCAGCCGTTAACGCTCGAGTTGGGCTGTGGCAAAGGCGAGTATTCCGTGTCGCAGGCCAAATTTAATCCGCTAAAAAACTTTATTGGTGTCGACATTAAAGGAGCCCGGATGTGGAAGGGCGCCAAGTTGGCCGTTGAACAGGGTATTACCAATGTCGGGTTCCTGCGCACCAGCATCGAAATCATTGATAAGTTTTTTGCGGAAGGCGAAGTGCAGGAAATCTGGATCACTTTCCCCGATCCGCAAATGAAAAGCACCCGCCGCCGGCTGACGGCCACCAATTTTATGGAAATCTATCGCCGGATTTTGGCTCCGGGCGGAATCATCCACCTGAAAACAGATAGTAATTTTCAATACCAATATACGCTGGAAATGGTCAAAGAAAACGGTTTCGAAATCGTAGCGAACACCGATAATCTTTACCAGTCCGAGCTGCTCGATGATGTTCTTTCCATTCAAACCTTTTACGAAAAACAATGGCGCGAACGCGGAATCGACATCAAATACCTGGCTTTTAAACTGAACCACAACGAACAGTTGCGCGAGCCAGACGTTGAAATTGAAAAAGATCCGTACCGCAGCTTCGGCCGGTCGGCACGGGAATAG
- a CDS encoding gliding motility lipoprotein GldH, producing MKLKFWFIACISLVVLFSCDPQKEFEAYHSIQASGWNKDSLVTFSVDLENASGNHNLYINLRNSGDYEYSNVWLFVNIKSPDGSLLTDTVEFQLADPSGKWTGNGIGDLFDNQFEYKENVFFPVSGTYEFSIQQGMRSQLLKGIKDVGIRIEKRN from the coding sequence ATGAAGTTAAAATTCTGGTTCATCGCCTGCATATCTCTTGTCGTCCTTTTCTCGTGCGACCCGCAAAAGGAGTTCGAGGCCTATCATTCAATCCAGGCTTCGGGCTGGAACAAAGACTCGCTGGTTACATTTTCGGTCGATCTTGAGAATGCTTCGGGCAACCACAACTTGTACATCAACCTCCGCAACAGCGGCGATTACGAGTACAGCAACGTTTGGCTTTTTGTCAACATCAAGTCGCCCGACGGAAGTTTGCTGACCGATACCGTTGAGTTCCAGTTGGCCGATCCTTCCGGGAAATGGACCGGCAACGGCATTGGCGATTTGTTCGACAACCAGTTTGAATACAAGGAAAATGTTTTCTTCCCGGTTTCGGGCACCTACGAGTTTTCGATCCAGCAAGGCATGAGATCTCAACTACTGAAAGGAATAAAAGATGTGGGCATCCGCATCGAAAAACGAAATTAA
- a CDS encoding PSP1 domain-containing protein has product MEDNYTINRGCCKGSAGTCSKLEVHDWLSDVVHMATADNIVEVRFKNTRKEYFRNSNNLKLKIGDLVAVEGNPGHDIGVVSLTGELVKHQVRKHKVKLVNGDFRKVYRKAKQADIDKWKEAISMEHQTMIRSRQLAADLKLDMKIGDVEYQGDKTKAIFYYIAEGRVDFRQLIKVLAENFRIRIEMKQIGARQEAGRIGGIGPCGRELCCATWMSNFVSVTTNSARFQEISLNPQKLAGQCGKLKCCLNYEVDSYIDAQKDFPPNNISLDTQAGQYNFFKTDIFNRIMYYIGDGQNMTGPQAVPVDRVKEIILMNKKGRKPEKLLKDSEGTRANTKPKEFEDVLAQDSLTRFDQPKKNRKKKRPGNKQQGSRRPSNRRPKGNQAPQSSN; this is encoded by the coding sequence ATGGAAGATAATTATACAATCAACCGCGGATGTTGCAAGGGATCTGCCGGTACCTGTTCGAAGCTGGAAGTACACGACTGGCTGAGCGACGTGGTACACATGGCTACCGCTGACAATATTGTCGAGGTTCGATTTAAAAATACCCGCAAAGAATATTTCAGAAACAGCAATAACCTGAAACTGAAAATTGGCGACTTAGTTGCCGTTGAAGGCAATCCCGGCCACGACATTGGCGTAGTCAGTCTGACTGGAGAGTTAGTAAAACACCAGGTTCGCAAACACAAGGTGAAGCTTGTGAACGGCGATTTCCGCAAGGTTTACCGCAAAGCCAAACAGGCCGACATCGATAAGTGGAAAGAAGCTATTTCGATGGAACACCAAACCATGATCCGCTCGCGACAACTTGCCGCTGACCTGAAGCTGGACATGAAAATCGGAGACGTGGAATACCAGGGCGACAAGACCAAAGCGATTTTCTATTACATCGCTGAAGGCCGTGTCGATTTTCGCCAGCTGATTAAGGTTTTGGCTGAAAACTTCCGCATCCGTATCGAGATGAAGCAGATTGGCGCTAGACAGGAAGCTGGCCGCATTGGCGGTATTGGTCCTTGTGGACGCGAATTGTGCTGCGCCACCTGGATGAGCAATTTCGTTTCGGTAACAACCAACTCGGCGCGTTTCCAGGAAATTTCGCTGAACCCGCAAAAGCTGGCAGGCCAGTGCGGTAAGCTGAAATGCTGCCTTAACTATGAGGTGGATTCGTACATTGACGCGCAAAAAGATTTCCCGCCGAACAACATTTCGCTGGATACTCAGGCCGGGCAATATAATTTCTTCAAAACGGATATCTTCAACCGGATCATGTATTACATTGGTGATGGACAAAACATGACCGGCCCGCAAGCCGTTCCGGTGGATCGCGTGAAGGAAATCATTTTAATGAACAAGAAAGGACGCAAACCGGAGAAATTATTGAAGGACTCTGAAGGAACGCGTGCCAACACAAAACCGAAGGAATTCGAGGATGTACTTGCCCAGGATAGCCTGACGCGTTTCGACCAGCCGAAAAAGAACCGGAAAAAGAAACGCCCCGGCAACAAGCAACAGGGTAGCCGACGACCGTCTAACCGACGCCCCAAAGGCAACCAAGCACCACAATCGTCAAACTAA
- the holB gene encoding DNA polymerase III subunit delta', whose protein sequence is MFFRDIIGQKAIKDRFIQTINESRISHAQLFAGPEGSGNLALALAYAQYVSCTNKLADDSCGTCPSCKKFARLAHPDLHFVYPVVKSPKFKDPVSTDYIEEWRKMVLNGTYFSLEDWFNFIGTDNAQGMIYSQESDEIIRKLSLKSYESEYKVMIIWMPEKMNQACSNKLLKMIEEPPSKTLFLLVSESEEQLITTIRSRCQLTKVPAIDETELVAALNELPESSGKNTEQIAHLSRGNYRRALQLLNPENQDRYNLEKFKELMRLTYGRKFIDLFAWVAELAEIGRERQKSFLQYALAQIRENFVYNLKNPKLVYMDEEEQAFSARFSPFINERNIMPITEELEKTILHITMNGNPRIIFTDMALRIVKLIRK, encoded by the coding sequence ATGTTTTTTCGCGACATTATTGGACAGAAAGCCATCAAGGATCGTTTCATTCAGACAATCAACGAATCCCGGATCAGCCATGCGCAGCTATTTGCCGGCCCCGAAGGTTCCGGTAATCTGGCATTGGCTTTAGCGTACGCCCAATACGTGTCGTGTACCAACAAACTGGCTGACGATTCGTGCGGCACTTGTCCTTCGTGCAAAAAATTTGCGCGCCTGGCGCACCCCGATTTGCACTTCGTTTACCCGGTTGTGAAGTCGCCAAAATTCAAAGATCCGGTAAGTACCGACTACATTGAAGAGTGGCGAAAAATGGTACTGAACGGAACTTACTTCAGCCTTGAGGACTGGTTCAATTTCATCGGCACCGACAATGCACAGGGGATGATTTACTCGCAGGAAAGTGATGAAATTATCCGTAAGCTGAGCCTGAAATCTTATGAATCGGAGTACAAAGTGATGATCATCTGGATGCCTGAAAAGATGAACCAGGCCTGCTCGAACAAGCTGCTGAAGATGATCGAAGAACCACCATCCAAGACCCTTTTCCTGCTGGTTTCGGAGAGCGAAGAACAGCTGATTACCACCATCCGCTCGCGCTGCCAGCTCACCAAAGTTCCGGCGATCGACGAAACTGAATTGGTAGCTGCGTTGAATGAGCTTCCGGAATCATCGGGCAAAAATACTGAGCAGATAGCCCACCTCAGCCGCGGTAACTACCGACGAGCTTTGCAACTGCTCAACCCCGAAAACCAAGATCGCTACAACCTCGAAAAGTTCAAGGAGCTGATGCGGCTCACTTACGGACGCAAGTTCATCGACCTTTTTGCCTGGGTGGCCGAGCTAGCCGAAATTGGTCGCGAACGCCAAAAGAGCTTCCTTCAATATGCACTCGCCCAGATTCGCGAAAACTTCGTCTACAACCTGAAGAATCCCAAACTGGTGTACATGGATGAAGAAGAACAGGCATTTTCTGCACGGTTCTCACCGTTCATCAACGAACGCAACATCATGCCCATCACCGAAGAGCTGGAGAAAACAATCCTGCACATCACCATGAACGGTAATCCGCGCATCATTTTTACCGACATGGCATTGCGAATTGTGAAGTTGATCCGTAAATAG
- a CDS encoding alpha/beta fold hydrolase, translated as MKRIFSRRITITVAIIFLTLGVKCQEKLANLDALTFSVPDDNDTVYFIKINKDVKTPKPTIVFCQGSLPIPLVIESADNSFFLPAINFDYSRLANRYNLIVISMPHIPVIAKQANLNNQFAFITNPADQHSFPKTYLEDDYLTKYVDRGNEVVNFLINQKWVEKDSIIVIGHSQGARVATKIAKTNKHIAALGLFSGDPLGRVTQNIRRIRLMQRQGQLTPSDAQAKINEIYIKWKQLNTDPELAKTSSITSFSEPLISDLLEIKIPIYVAYGTEDVAAEYCDLLPIDFIQNHKNNFKVVPYSGLEHNFMELDSLGNPDPSKFHWDEVFQEFINWLEEPDTLIR; from the coding sequence ATGAAACGAATATTTTCTCGTCGTATTACAATTACCGTCGCCATCATTTTTCTAACATTGGGGGTTAAATGCCAAGAAAAGTTAGCAAATCTAGACGCTTTGACCTTCAGCGTTCCGGACGACAATGACACAGTCTACTTTATCAAAATCAATAAAGACGTAAAAACACCAAAACCTACGATTGTCTTTTGCCAAGGCTCTCTGCCAATTCCTTTGGTTATCGAATCAGCTGACAATAGCTTTTTCCTTCCAGCAATTAACTTCGACTATTCCAGGCTAGCCAATCGATACAATCTCATTGTTATCAGCATGCCACACATACCGGTTATTGCAAAGCAAGCCAATCTAAACAACCAGTTCGCCTTTATTACAAACCCGGCAGACCAGCATTCCTTTCCGAAGACTTATTTGGAAGATGATTATCTGACAAAATATGTTGATCGAGGCAACGAAGTCGTCAACTTTCTAATCAATCAAAAATGGGTTGAAAAGGATTCGATTATCGTTATTGGGCATTCGCAAGGGGCACGTGTTGCAACAAAAATTGCAAAAACAAACAAGCATATCGCAGCGCTTGGACTTTTCTCCGGAGATCCACTTGGACGAGTCACCCAAAATATCCGGCGAATCCGCCTGATGCAACGGCAAGGACAGTTAACGCCTTCTGATGCTCAAGCAAAGATTAATGAGATCTATATAAAATGGAAGCAACTGAACACTGATCCCGAACTGGCCAAAACAAGCTCTATCACAAGTTTCTCAGAACCCCTGATTAGTGACTTACTCGAAATAAAGATTCCGATTTACGTCGCCTACGGCACTGAAGATGTTGCAGCAGAATACTGCGACTTACTACCTATTGATTTTATCCAAAACCATAAAAATAATTTCAAGGTTGTCCCCTATTCCGGACTCGAGCATAACTTCATGGAACTGGATTCTTTGGGAAATCCAGATCCGAGCAAATTCCACTGGGATGAAGTTTTCCAGGAATTCATCAATTGGCTGGAAGAACCTGACACCCTTATTCGCTAA
- a CDS encoding phosphoglycerate kinase, whose product MQTIESYDFSGKKALIRVDFNVPLNDQFEITDDTRMVAALPTIKKIIAEGGSPIIMSHFGRPKNGPEDKFSMKHLVGHLADLLGVEVTLAPDCIGDEVKALAAALKPGEVLLLENLRFHKEEEKGDEAFAGKLAELGDCWVNDAFGTAHRAHASTAVIAKFFPNDKMFGYLVEDEVSNLDKVVAAPVRPMTAIMGGAKVSTKITIIENMLGTVDNLIIGGGMIFTFVKAMGGNIGSSLCEDEYLDLAKKLITTAKEKGVNLVIASDCVAADKFAGDANTEICPAGGIKDGWMGLDVGPDTIATFKEVIGKSKTILWNGPAGVFEMEAFAAGTKAIGDAVVEATKNGAFSLVGGGDSVAAVNKFGIAEGVSYISTAGGAMLETLEGKVLPGIAAVRG is encoded by the coding sequence ATGCAGACTATTGAATCGTATGATTTCTCAGGAAAGAAGGCGCTGATCCGCGTAGACTTTAACGTTCCTTTGAATGACCAATTCGAGATTACTGATGATACCCGTATGGTGGCTGCCCTTCCTACTATTAAGAAAATTATAGCTGAAGGTGGTTCTCCAATTATCATGTCGCACTTTGGACGTCCGAAAAACGGACCGGAAGATAAATTTTCAATGAAACACCTGGTTGGTCACTTGGCTGACTTGTTAGGTGTTGAGGTGACTTTGGCTCCGGACTGTATCGGTGACGAAGTAAAAGCTTTGGCTGCTGCATTGAAACCGGGTGAAGTTTTGTTGTTGGAAAACCTGCGTTTCCACAAAGAAGAAGAAAAAGGTGACGAAGCTTTTGCCGGTAAATTGGCTGAGCTGGGTGACTGCTGGGTAAACGATGCTTTCGGTACAGCTCACCGTGCACACGCTTCTACTGCAGTAATTGCTAAATTCTTCCCGAACGACAAAATGTTCGGTTACCTGGTTGAAGATGAAGTTTCAAACCTGGATAAAGTTGTAGCTGCTCCGGTACGTCCGATGACTGCAATCATGGGTGGTGCGAAAGTTTCAACTAAAATCACAATCATCGAAAACATGTTGGGTACTGTTGATAACCTGATTATCGGTGGTGGTATGATTTTCACTTTCGTGAAAGCAATGGGTGGTAACATCGGTTCTTCATTGTGTGAAGACGAATACCTTGATTTGGCTAAAAAATTGATCACAACAGCAAAAGAAAAAGGCGTAAACCTGGTGATCGCTTCTGACTGTGTTGCTGCTGATAAATTCGCCGGCGACGCTAACACTGAAATCTGTCCTGCAGGCGGTATCAAAGACGGCTGGATGGGATTGGACGTAGGTCCTGATACAATCGCTACTTTCAAAGAAGTGATTGGCAAGTCAAAAACGATTCTTTGGAACGGTCCTGCCGGAGTATTCGAAATGGAAGCTTTCGCAGCTGGTACTAAAGCAATTGGTGACGCTGTTGTTGAAGCAACTAAAAACGGTGCATTCTCACTTGTTGGTGGTGGTGACTCAGTTGCTGCTGTTAACAAATTCGGTATTGCTGAAGGTGTTTCTTACATCTCAACTGCCGGTGGTGCCATGTTGGAAACTTTGGAAGGTAAAGTTCTTCCGGGTATCGCAGCTGTTCGCGGATAA
- a CDS encoding S9 family peptidase, with amino-acid sequence MKKLPFIFCLFLMWSCATKQVPAPQSYSIEQFYQNVRFGGGAFSNDETKLLVSCDETGIFNVYEIDIASTEKTAVTHSGEESFFAVDYVPGSGDILYSADKGGNEIDHIYLLSSDSITTDLTPGENEKASFGGWSDDKKSMYYISNKRDPKFFDLYKMPIATWEAEMIYQNDAGLDVSGISKDEKTLVLTKAITTSEDKMFLYDLATKEMKEITDGNGNYGSSGFSEDGQYFYYITNAAKEFAYLVEYEISTGEKKVLYETNWDVMYSYLSENGKYRVIAINEDGKNSLKVIDNETDQEVALPQIPDGDVVAVSISDSEKLARLTIGTSKAPNNIYVYNFESGELKKLTNSLNSEINSDDLVSAEVVRFSSFDGLEIPAIYYKPIVASPDNKVPALVWVHGGPGGQTRVGYFALIQYLVNQGYAILAVNNRGSSGYGKSFYKMDDRNHGDKDLKDCIAGKDWLAAQDYIDADKIGIIGGSYGGYMTMAAMTFTPDEFKVGVDIFGVTNWLRTLKSIPPYWEAFREALYEELGDPFSDDSVRLYNISPLFHAGQVKHPVMVLQGANDPRVLQVESDEIVAAIRGNNVPVEYVIFPDEGHGFVKKENEIKGYGQIKDFLDHYLKGIPPAAE; translated from the coding sequence ATGAAAAAACTTCCTTTCATTTTTTGTCTGTTTTTGATGTGGTCGTGTGCCACGAAGCAGGTTCCGGCACCTCAGTCGTACTCTATCGAACAGTTTTATCAGAATGTCCGCTTTGGAGGTGGAGCTTTTTCGAACGATGAAACTAAACTGTTGGTGAGTTGCGATGAAACCGGCATCTTCAATGTTTACGAAATTGATATTGCGTCTACCGAAAAAACGGCCGTGACACATTCCGGTGAGGAATCATTCTTTGCTGTTGATTACGTTCCCGGTTCGGGAGATATTCTTTACTCGGCCGATAAAGGAGGCAACGAAATTGACCACATTTACTTGCTAAGTTCTGATAGTATCACGACTGATCTGACGCCCGGCGAAAACGAAAAAGCGTCCTTCGGGGGTTGGAGTGATGATAAGAAATCGATGTATTACATCTCAAACAAACGCGATCCGAAGTTTTTCGATCTTTATAAAATGCCGATCGCTACTTGGGAAGCTGAGATGATTTATCAGAACGACGCCGGACTGGACGTTTCAGGAATCTCGAAGGATGAAAAAACATTAGTCCTCACCAAAGCAATTACGACCAGCGAAGACAAGATGTTTTTGTACGACCTGGCAACGAAGGAGATGAAGGAGATTACCGACGGAAATGGGAACTACGGTTCGTCGGGCTTTAGCGAGGATGGCCAGTACTTTTACTACATTACGAATGCGGCGAAAGAATTTGCTTATTTAGTGGAATACGAGATTAGTACCGGCGAAAAAAAGGTGCTATACGAAACCAACTGGGATGTCATGTACAGTTATTTGAGTGAAAACGGTAAATACCGCGTCATTGCAATTAACGAGGATGGTAAAAACAGCCTGAAAGTTATCGATAATGAAACCGATCAGGAAGTTGCTTTGCCGCAAATCCCGGACGGAGATGTGGTTGCCGTGAGCATTTCGGACAGTGAGAAACTGGCTCGCCTGACCATTGGTACGTCCAAAGCTCCCAACAATATTTACGTGTACAACTTCGAAAGCGGTGAACTGAAAAAGTTGACCAACAGTTTGAATTCGGAGATCAATTCTGACGATTTGGTGTCGGCGGAAGTTGTTCGTTTTAGTTCGTTCGATGGACTTGAAATCCCGGCGATCTACTACAAACCAATCGTGGCGAGTCCAGACAATAAAGTCCCGGCTTTGGTGTGGGTTCATGGAGGCCCGGGCGGACAAACGCGCGTTGGGTATTTTGCGTTGATCCAGTACCTGGTGAACCAGGGGTACGCAATTCTGGCGGTGAATAACCGCGGAAGCAGCGGCTATGGCAAGAGCTTTTACAAAATGGACGACCGGAACCATGGCGACAAGGACCTGAAAGATTGCATTGCCGGTAAAGATTGGCTGGCAGCGCAGGATTATATCGATGCCGACAAAATCGGAATTATTGGTGGAAGCTACGGTGGCTACATGACCATGGCTGCGATGACTTTTACCCCCGATGAGTTCAAGGTTGGGGTCGATATTTTTGGCGTGACCAACTGGCTGAGAACTTTAAAGTCAATCCCCCCTTATTGGGAAGCATTTCGCGAGGCACTCTACGAAGAATTGGGTGATCCATTCTCGGACGACTCGGTTCGTCTGTACAATATCTCACCGTTGTTCCACGCCGGTCAGGTGAAACATCCGGTGATGGTTTTGCAGGGCGCCAACGATCCACGCGTGTTGCAGGTCGAATCGGATGAGATTGTTGCTGCCATTCGGGGTAATAATGTACCGGTTGAGTATGTGATTTTCCCCGACGAAGGCCACGGCTTTGTGAAAAAGGAAAACGAGATCAAGGGCTACGGACAGATTAAGGATTTTCTGGATCACTATTTAAAAGGCATTCCGCCTGCAGCAGAATAG
- a CDS encoding acyltransferase family protein, giving the protein MTYSTDAALLQSKKHFHVLDGLRGIAALAVVVFHYMEWVYPDFSKNFIGHGFLAVDFFFCLSGFVIAYAYDSRLTQMGLRSFFTSRLIRLHPLVIAGAVLGLIGLFVDPFANHAAAYSGSMLALIFVCSLLLIPLPIMQERAFNNFSLNAPAWSLFWEYVANMIYALVLVRLSKRVIAFLLIPAAAGILWVGYHAGALLGGWDGSTFVHGGIRMSYSFLAGLFIFRSGWIIKNKLGFVLLSILLAAAFMTSGISKNWIVESVIILFYFPLLVSLGAGSVLSGSLQKACIFMGNISYPLYMTHYVGIWWFGNYYITQNPPQEQLPWIIGIGTIAMVVFAWLVMTFYDKPVRNYLTKKRRERLARYRAAVITVQDSSPLGKKN; this is encoded by the coding sequence ATGACTTATTCCACAGATGCAGCCTTACTGCAAAGCAAAAAGCATTTTCACGTTCTGGATGGTTTAAGAGGAATTGCCGCTTTGGCTGTGGTCGTTTTCCATTATATGGAATGGGTTTATCCGGATTTCTCGAAAAACTTCATTGGACACGGATTTCTGGCCGTGGATTTTTTCTTTTGCCTTTCCGGCTTCGTGATTGCCTATGCTTACGACTCCCGACTAACACAAATGGGGCTTCGTTCATTTTTTACGTCACGGTTAATCCGGCTGCATCCGCTGGTAATTGCAGGCGCCGTGCTTGGGCTGATTGGACTTTTTGTTGACCCTTTTGCCAACCACGCAGCAGCATACTCCGGATCAATGCTGGCATTAATTTTTGTTTGCTCACTGTTGTTGATTCCACTCCCAATTATGCAGGAGCGAGCATTCAACAATTTCAGTTTAAATGCACCTGCCTGGTCATTGTTTTGGGAATACGTTGCAAACATGATCTACGCCCTGGTCCTCGTCCGCCTCTCCAAACGTGTAATCGCGTTCTTGCTGATTCCCGCAGCCGCGGGCATCCTGTGGGTGGGCTATCATGCCGGCGCTCTTTTGGGAGGTTGGGATGGCAGCACCTTTGTGCATGGCGGAATCCGTATGAGTTATTCGTTCCTGGCAGGCTTATTCATTTTCCGCTCAGGTTGGATCATCAAAAACAAACTGGGATTTGTTTTATTGTCGATCTTGCTGGCTGCAGCCTTTATGACATCCGGGATTTCAAAAAACTGGATTGTCGAGTCCGTCATCATCCTGTTCTATTTCCCCCTATTGGTATCTCTTGGTGCCGGATCAGTTTTGTCTGGTTCACTTCAAAAAGCCTGCATCTTCATGGGCAATATTTCTTATCCGCTGTATATGACTCACTATGTTGGGATCTGGTGGTTCGGGAACTATTATATCACGCAAAATCCGCCCCAGGAACAACTTCCCTGGATCATCGGAATTGGAACCATCGCCATGGTAGTTTTTGCATGGCTGGTCATGACATTCTACGACAAGCCAGTACGCAATTACTTAACGAAGAAAAGGCGAGAGCGCTTGGCGCGTTACCGAGCTGCAGTTATTACCGTGCAAGATTCGTCACCTTTGGGGAAGAAGAACTAA
- a CDS encoding C-GCAxxG-C-C family protein — protein MNRTDKALACFENFNCCQAVLTAFNKEIGLTEAYCLKLGAGFGGGMNCGETCGAVTGAYMVLGLSKAYATPTPESKIKMKEDTLHFNRLFREKQGSLLCKELLGVNVSLPEGRAFAQENYLFETRCPHFIASACRILDQLLDAQKKGA, from the coding sequence ATGAACAGAACGGACAAAGCTTTGGCCTGCTTTGAGAATTTTAATTGTTGTCAGGCCGTGTTGACCGCTTTTAACAAAGAAATTGGTTTGACTGAAGCATACTGCCTGAAATTAGGAGCTGGCTTTGGTGGCGGAATGAATTGCGGAGAAACTTGCGGTGCAGTGACTGGTGCCTATATGGTGCTCGGATTAAGCAAAGCGTACGCGACTCCAACTCCCGAGTCGAAAATCAAAATGAAGGAAGATACCTTACACTTTAATCGCTTGTTTCGCGAGAAGCAGGGCAGCTTGCTTTGCAAAGAGTTGTTGGGTGTCAATGTGTCGCTGCCTGAAGGAAGAGCTTTTGCGCAGGAGAATTACTTATTCGAAACGCGCTGTCCTCACTTCATTGCAAGTGCCTGCCGAATTCTGGATCAGCTGCTGGATGCGCAAAAAAAAGGTGCTTAA